From Cellvibrio zantedeschiae, the proteins below share one genomic window:
- the murC gene encoding UDP-N-acetylmuramate--L-alanine ligase, with protein sequence MRRIRRIHFIGIGGAGMSGIAEVLLNQGYEISGSDIKASSVTESLVKKGATVFVGHASENVVGADVVVNSSAVNNTNPEIIHARKLRIPIVRRAEMLGELMRYRHGIAVAGTHGKTTTTSLLASILAAAKQDPTFIIGGLVNSTGTNAQLGASRYLVAEADESDASFLHLQPMVAIVTNIDADHMETYGGDFSKLKKTFIDFLHNLPFYGLAVLCGEDPVVRDIIPEVARPILTYGFSEKCDFHAINIKQSKMQSEFDVVRPGHDKPLHILLNAVGIHNVLNATAVIAVATDEGISDEAIQQGLANFQGVGRRFQVYGNFPIGSGEAMLVDDYGHHPREVAAVIKAVRDGWPERRLVMVYQPHRYTRTRDLYEDFVEVLSTVDSLIMLEVYSAGEDAIPGADSRHLCRSIRARGVIEPIFVETVDGVPDIIKDLVRAGDIVITQGAGNVGVLSPELAKRNLQ encoded by the coding sequence ATGCGCCGCATTCGTCGCATTCATTTTATTGGTATTGGCGGCGCAGGCATGAGCGGCATCGCAGAAGTATTGTTGAATCAAGGCTATGAAATATCTGGTTCGGATATTAAAGCATCAAGCGTTACTGAGTCGTTGGTTAAAAAAGGTGCCACTGTATTTGTTGGGCATGCATCTGAAAATGTTGTGGGTGCTGATGTAGTCGTAAATTCCAGTGCTGTGAATAATACAAATCCGGAAATTATTCACGCACGTAAACTGCGTATTCCTATTGTTCGCCGTGCAGAAATGCTGGGTGAGCTTATGCGCTATCGCCATGGCATTGCAGTTGCCGGAACCCATGGTAAAACAACTACCACCAGTTTACTGGCATCAATCCTGGCAGCTGCGAAACAAGATCCCACTTTTATTATTGGTGGTTTGGTTAATAGCACCGGAACCAATGCGCAATTAGGTGCAAGTCGCTATTTGGTTGCAGAAGCCGATGAAAGCGATGCATCTTTCTTACATCTTCAACCCATGGTTGCAATCGTAACCAATATAGATGCTGACCATATGGAGACTTATGGCGGCGATTTTTCAAAACTGAAAAAAACCTTTATCGATTTTTTACACAATTTACCTTTTTATGGTTTAGCTGTTTTGTGTGGTGAAGATCCTGTTGTACGCGACATTATTCCTGAAGTTGCCCGGCCAATTTTGACTTATGGATTTAGCGAGAAATGTGATTTTCACGCAATCAATATCAAGCAATCAAAAATGCAATCTGAATTCGATGTGGTCCGCCCGGGTCATGATAAGCCTTTGCATATTCTGTTAAATGCGGTGGGTATTCATAACGTACTGAACGCTACAGCTGTTATTGCCGTTGCAACAGATGAAGGCATAAGTGACGAAGCCATTCAGCAGGGATTGGCAAACTTCCAGGGTGTTGGTCGCCGTTTTCAAGTTTACGGAAATTTTCCTATCGGTAGCGGTGAAGCAATGCTGGTCGACGATTACGGTCATCATCCTCGCGAAGTTGCCGCCGTCATCAAAGCGGTGCGTGATGGTTGGCCTGAACGACGTTTAGTTATGGTTTACCAGCCTCATCGCTACACTCGTACTCGCGATTTATACGAAGATTTTGTCGAAGTTTTATCTACAGTCGATTCATTAATCATGCTTGAAGTTTATAGCGCAGGCGAAGATGCCATTCCAGGAGCGGACAGTCGCCACTTGTGCCGAAGCATTCGTGCACGCGGCGTTATCGAACCCATTTTTGTAGAAACGGTAGATGGTGTTCCAGACATTATTAAAGATTTGGTTCGCGCAGGTGACATTGTGATCACTCAAGGTGCGGGCAATGTGGGTGTGTTATCGCCCGAATTGGCAAAACGAAATTTGCAGTGA
- the ftsZ gene encoding cell division protein FtsZ: MFELVDSIHQSAVIKVIGVGGGGGNAVKHMIANKVEGVEFICANTDAQALKDIDARTVLQLGNTMTKGLGAGANPEVGRQAAMEDRERIAEVLRGADMVFIAAGMGGGTGTGGAPVVAEVARELGILTVAVVTKPFPFEGRKRMAIADAGIKELGERVDSLITIPNEKLLSVLGKQTSLLDAFKAANNVLLGAVQGIADLIIRPGMVNVDFADVRTVMSEMGLAMMGTGRASGENRAREAAEAAIRSPLLEDVNLQGARGILVNITAGIDLSLGEYSEVGSIIEEFASGDATVVVGTVIDPEMTNELRVTVVATGLGVVGHVAAPAPKEVVKPAPTKVVIDNTRRSSGQIDYSALDRPAHLRANASSHAVAAAPLADKDLEYLDIPAFLRRQAD; this comes from the coding sequence ATGTTTGAATTAGTAGATAGCATTCATCAAAGCGCTGTAATCAAAGTTATCGGTGTGGGCGGTGGCGGCGGCAACGCAGTCAAGCACATGATTGCGAATAAAGTGGAGGGCGTAGAATTTATTTGCGCTAACACTGACGCGCAAGCACTCAAAGACATTGATGCGCGCACTGTTTTACAACTCGGTAATACCATGACCAAAGGTCTTGGTGCCGGCGCGAATCCAGAGGTTGGCCGTCAGGCCGCAATGGAAGATCGCGAACGCATTGCTGAAGTTTTACGCGGTGCCGATATGGTATTCATCGCTGCTGGTATGGGCGGTGGTACTGGTACTGGTGGTGCGCCAGTTGTTGCAGAAGTTGCACGCGAGTTGGGAATTTTAACGGTTGCTGTGGTAACCAAGCCTTTCCCATTCGAAGGTCGCAAGCGTATGGCAATTGCTGATGCAGGTATTAAAGAATTGGGCGAGCGCGTTGATTCATTGATCACCATTCCAAATGAAAAATTGTTGTCTGTATTGGGCAAACAAACTTCTTTGCTGGATGCATTCAAAGCGGCAAACAATGTATTGCTCGGTGCAGTTCAAGGTATCGCTGACTTGATCATTCGCCCAGGTATGGTGAACGTAGACTTCGCAGACGTTCGTACTGTTATGTCTGAAATGGGCTTGGCAATGATGGGTACTGGTCGTGCAAGCGGTGAAAACCGTGCGCGCGAAGCGGCTGAAGCTGCTATTCGCAGCCCATTGTTGGAAGACGTAAATCTTCAAGGTGCTCGCGGTATTCTGGTGAACATCACTGCCGGTATCGATTTGTCTTTGGGTGAATACTCAGAAGTGGGTAGTATCATCGAAGAGTTCGCATCAGGTGATGCGACTGTTGTGGTGGGTACTGTAATTGATCCGGAAATGACTAACGAGTTGCGTGTAACTGTAGTTGCAACCGGTTTGGGCGTAGTTGGTCATGTTGCGGCACCAGCACCGAAAGAAGTGGTTAAGCCTGCGCCGACCAAAGTTGTTATCGACAATACTCGTCGCAGCTCTGGCCAAATTGATTACAGTGCGTTGGATCGCCCAGCACATTTGCGCGCGAATGCTTCTTCGCACGCAGTTGCTGCTGCGCCTTTGGCTGACAAAGATCTGGAATATCTGGATATTCCAGCGTTTTTGCGCCGCCAAGCTGACTAA
- a CDS encoding D-alanine--D-alanine ligase, translated as MQPVKLPISDEFKKQLGRVGVLLGGTSSEREISLQSGAAVVAALAEAGIEHVAIDVGDNAIADIQAANIDRAFLALHGAGGEDGRIQAVLEYLKIPFTGSGVQSSALAMDKLRTKQLWRGVNLSTPEFAVLTANSDWAKILADLGEAMVKPAHEGSSIGMDRVKTAQELAEAFANAAKYDGSVIAERLIVGSEFTVAILDGEALPPIKLETDHTFYDFNAKYIANDTRYICPCGLSPEKEAELKTLALAAFDAVGCQGWGRVDVMADKSLNFYLLEVNTAPGMTSHSLVPMAAKVRGLSFSELVLTILRCSL; from the coding sequence ATGCAACCAGTAAAATTACCAATAAGCGATGAATTTAAAAAGCAACTTGGCCGTGTCGGTGTTTTGCTGGGCGGAACTTCATCGGAACGAGAAATTTCTTTGCAAAGCGGAGCAGCCGTTGTTGCTGCTCTCGCTGAAGCGGGCATTGAACATGTGGCTATTGATGTGGGTGATAACGCGATTGCTGATATTCAAGCTGCAAATATTGATCGTGCTTTTTTAGCTTTACATGGCGCCGGCGGTGAGGATGGTCGCATTCAGGCCGTATTAGAGTATTTAAAAATTCCATTTACGGGTAGTGGCGTACAGTCTTCGGCCCTGGCAATGGATAAATTGCGCACCAAACAATTATGGCGTGGTGTGAACTTATCGACTCCAGAATTTGCGGTGTTAACGGCAAATAGTGATTGGGCAAAAATACTTGCAGATTTAGGTGAGGCAATGGTTAAGCCCGCCCACGAAGGTTCGAGCATCGGCATGGATCGAGTAAAAACTGCGCAAGAGTTAGCCGAAGCTTTTGCGAACGCTGCAAAATATGATGGCAGCGTAATTGCGGAGCGTTTAATTGTCGGTAGCGAATTTACGGTGGCAATACTTGATGGTGAAGCTTTACCGCCAATCAAATTAGAAACTGATCATACGTTTTACGATTTCAACGCAAAATATATTGCCAACGATACTCGTTATATTTGTCCGTGCGGTCTAAGCCCGGAAAAAGAAGCTGAATTAAAAACGCTCGCGTTGGCTGCTTTTGACGCTGTAGGTTGTCAAGGATGGGGGCGTGTAGATGTGATGGCAGACAAATCGTTGAACTTTTATTTATTGGAAGTTAACACCGCGCCTGGAATGACAAGTCACAGCTTGGTTCCTATGGCTGCCAAAGTTCGCGGTTTGAGTTTCAGTGAATTGGTGTTAACTATTTTGCGTTGCAGTTTGTGA
- the ftsA gene encoding cell division protein FtsA — MASVSDNKMIVGLDIGTSKVVAIVGAITPEGILEIAGIGSHRSTGLKKGVVVNIESTVLSIQRAIEEAELMAGCQIHSVYAGIAGSHIRSLNSHGIVAIRDREVFPQDLERVIDAAQAVAIPADQKILHILPQEFLIDDQDGVKEPLGMSGVRLEAKVHLVTCAVNAAQNIEKCIRRCGLEVEDIILEQLASSYAVLTDDEKELGVCVVDIGGGTTDIAIFKDGAIRHTGVIPIAGDQVTNDIAMALRTPTPNAEDIKIKYACALAKLTSPDETIKVPSVGDRQPRDLSRQALAEVVEPRYDELFTLVQSELRRSGYEDLIAAGIVLTGGTSKMEGVVELAEEIFHMPVRLGAPQNVRGLSDIVNNPIYSTAVGLLIYAMKQQHQDSGRSAHHTKDVQGSIFGKLKRLFQSNF, encoded by the coding sequence ATGGCAAGTGTTAGTGACAACAAAATGATCGTAGGCCTGGATATTGGAACATCCAAGGTCGTCGCCATCGTTGGTGCTATTACTCCAGAAGGCATTCTTGAAATTGCAGGTATTGGTTCCCACCGTTCAACCGGTTTGAAAAAAGGTGTTGTAGTTAATATCGAGTCTACTGTGTTATCGATTCAACGCGCGATTGAAGAAGCTGAGCTGATGGCGGGTTGCCAAATTCATTCAGTGTATGCCGGGATTGCCGGTAGCCATATTCGCAGTTTGAATTCACACGGTATTGTTGCGATTCGTGATCGCGAGGTTTTCCCACAGGATTTGGAGCGCGTAATTGATGCCGCCCAAGCTGTAGCAATTCCAGCAGACCAAAAAATACTCCATATTTTGCCGCAAGAATTTTTAATTGATGACCAGGATGGCGTGAAAGAACCCCTGGGTATGTCCGGTGTGCGCTTGGAAGCCAAAGTTCATTTAGTAACTTGTGCAGTAAATGCCGCACAAAACATCGAAAAATGTATCCGTCGCTGTGGTTTGGAAGTTGAAGACATTATTTTGGAGCAATTGGCTTCCAGCTATGCAGTTCTAACAGACGATGAAAAAGAGTTAGGTGTTTGTGTTGTTGATATTGGGGGCGGTACCACTGACATCGCAATTTTTAAAGATGGAGCGATTCGCCACACTGGTGTTATCCCGATTGCGGGTGATCAAGTGACTAACGATATCGCCATGGCTTTACGTACTCCAACCCCCAATGCGGAAGATATAAAAATTAAATATGCCTGTGCGCTGGCTAAATTAACCAGCCCGGATGAAACCATCAAAGTGCCAAGTGTTGGTGATCGCCAACCGCGTGATTTATCTCGTCAGGCATTGGCCGAAGTTGTTGAACCACGTTATGACGAGCTATTTACTCTGGTGCAATCCGAGTTACGTCGCAGTGGTTACGAGGATTTAATTGCTGCCGGTATTGTTTTGACGGGTGGCACTTCAAAGATGGAAGGTGTTGTGGAGTTGGCTGAGGAAATTTTCCATATGCCTGTGCGTTTAGGTGCTCCACAAAATGTTCGTGGCTTGTCGGATATTGTGAATAATCCAATTTATTCGACAGCGGTTGGTTTGTTGATTTACGCAATGAAGCAGCAACATCAAGATAGTGGGCGCTCGGCGCATCACACAAAAGATGTACAAGGTTCAATTTTCGGAAAGTTGAAAAGACTCTTTCAAAGTAATTTTTAA
- a CDS encoding cell division protein FtsQ/DivIB, with the protein MKNKPPQTDRPIVSDRLVGANRLFERDVLLQESPRRESRAKASIIGDKKLTARDAVSTKKMDSKSEAPKQSRLLGRGATPKEKAAPLERSRVVFDDPIMARSETNLRREKGYSKVSPQGGKTASPSSAKMTAVEEVRAKVSRKIIYRGLGLGLLLTTFAGLAYFVADPLAHLLDRPLKSVAVEGQFQYLPKDRAMELIEKEIDGDFLQLNLARLKSELQEDPWVDHVYLSRRWPDTLVVKIAEQTPIARWDANGFLNQRGEIIRVKETDKLSGLPWLQGNEINAREIMQQYQDLSTLLRSRGLEIVALKCDNKKSWRLTLKNEKEIAIGREEVMEKLRRFVTVYDKFLSSVWSDVKAIDVRYSNGVSVQWIPDSETAKKYLKAEITASQK; encoded by the coding sequence ATGAAAAACAAGCCACCACAAACGGATCGCCCGATAGTTTCTGACAGATTAGTCGGTGCTAATCGTCTATTTGAGCGAGATGTGCTTTTGCAGGAGAGTCCGCGTCGTGAGTCTCGCGCTAAAGCATCAATTATTGGCGATAAAAAGCTAACTGCTCGCGATGCTGTATCCACAAAAAAAATGGATAGCAAATCGGAAGCACCAAAGCAAAGTCGTCTTTTGGGGCGAGGGGCAACACCAAAAGAGAAAGCGGCACCGCTGGAGCGTAGCCGTGTAGTGTTTGATGATCCGATTATGGCGCGCAGTGAAACAAATCTGCGTCGAGAAAAAGGTTATAGCAAAGTTTCGCCCCAAGGCGGTAAAACTGCGTCTCCCTCGTCTGCGAAAATGACGGCGGTCGAGGAGGTCCGGGCGAAAGTATCGCGCAAAATTATTTATCGCGGTCTGGGCTTGGGGTTGTTGTTAACAACATTTGCAGGATTAGCTTATTTTGTTGCAGATCCTTTGGCGCATTTATTGGATCGACCGCTAAAAAGTGTTGCAGTGGAGGGGCAGTTTCAGTATTTGCCAAAAGATCGCGCGATGGAACTGATAGAAAAGGAAATCGACGGCGATTTCTTGCAATTAAATCTGGCCCGTTTAAAAAGTGAACTTCAAGAAGACCCGTGGGTCGACCATGTTTATCTGAGTCGTCGTTGGCCAGATACTTTGGTGGTGAAAATTGCGGAGCAAACTCCGATTGCGCGTTGGGACGCAAATGGTTTCTTAAATCAGCGCGGTGAAATCATTCGTGTTAAAGAAACCGACAAGCTTTCTGGCTTGCCTTGGTTGCAAGGAAATGAAATTAATGCGCGTGAAATTATGCAGCAATATCAGGATTTATCGACGCTGTTGCGCTCGCGCGGACTCGAAATTGTGGCGTTAAAGTGCGATAACAAAAAATCTTGGCGATTAACGCTAAAAAATGAGAAAGAAATTGCGATTGGACGTGAAGAAGTGATGGAAAAATTGCGTAGATTTGTTACTGTATACGATAAATTTTTAAGCAGTGTTTGGAGTGATGTTAAAGCGATTGATGTAAGGTATTCCAACGGTGTTTCGGTGCAATGGATTCCAGATTCCGAGACAGCAAAAAAGTACCTTAAAGCTGAAATCACCGCATCACAAAAGTAA
- the lpxC gene encoding UDP-3-O-acyl-N-acetylglucosamine deacetylase, with protein sequence MIKQRTLKNAIRATGVGLHTGQKIYLTLLPGEIDSGIIFRRVDLNPPVEIKATAHNVGETTLSTCLISGDVRVSTVEHILSAMAGLGIDNAVVELDAPEVPIMDGSAGPFIFLLQSAGVQEQDAPKKFVRVLKEVTLKDGDKVATFLPFDGFKVNFSIAFDLPVFQGRNLETTVDFSSKSFVQEISRARTFGFMHEIEYLRSKGLAQGGSMDNAIVVDEYRILNEDGLRYEDEFVKHKVLDAIGDLYLLGNSLLCEYRAHKSGHSLNNRALRLLMEQKDAWEYVTFEDEQSAPITFSRAASAA encoded by the coding sequence ATGATTAAACAAAGAACACTCAAAAATGCCATTCGTGCAACGGGTGTTGGTCTGCATACTGGCCAGAAAATTTATTTAACCCTTCTTCCTGGTGAGATCGATTCGGGGATTATTTTTCGCCGCGTTGACCTCAACCCCCCGGTTGAAATTAAAGCTACCGCTCACAATGTTGGCGAGACTACTTTATCTACCTGTTTGATCAGTGGTGACGTGCGGGTATCTACCGTTGAGCATATTTTGTCCGCTATGGCAGGGTTGGGTATCGATAACGCGGTTGTTGAGCTGGATGCGCCCGAAGTACCTATTATGGACGGTAGCGCCGGACCATTTATCTTCTTGCTTCAATCGGCCGGTGTACAAGAGCAGGATGCACCCAAAAAATTTGTGCGTGTTTTGAAAGAAGTTACCCTTAAAGATGGCGATAAGGTCGCCACTTTCCTGCCATTTGATGGTTTCAAGGTCAATTTTTCGATCGCTTTTGATCTTCCTGTGTTCCAAGGGCGCAATCTTGAGACTACCGTAGATTTCTCCAGTAAATCATTCGTGCAGGAAATCAGCCGTGCCCGTACCTTCGGTTTTATGCACGAAATTGAATACTTGCGCTCCAAAGGCTTGGCTCAGGGCGGCAGCATGGATAACGCCATCGTTGTCGATGAGTACCGCATCCTTAACGAAGATGGTTTGCGTTACGAAGATGAGTTTGTGAAGCATAAAGTGCTTGATGCCATAGGTGATTTGTACCTTTTAGGTAACAGTTTGCTGTGCGAGTACCGCGCCCATAAATCAGGCCACTCGTTGAACAACAGAGCTTTACGTCTGTTGATGGAACAAAAGGACGCATGGGAATACGTGACGTTTGAGGATGAGCAGAGCGCGCCGATTACCTTCTCCAGAGCTGCGTCAGCGGCTTAA